In Brassica oleracea var. oleracea cultivar TO1000 unplaced genomic scaffold, BOL UnpScaffold01051, whole genome shotgun sequence, a single window of DNA contains:
- the LOC106320754 gene encoding exocyst complex component EXO70A1, whose translation MVLFALTSSSSSSKLKQHSHRSFSESLMEDSIEDAEAIIHQWISPDSSSSSSSSFCCTFSLFSNKNREEAKQFMGAVTTLHSAMVKLISANPASTKLIRAESLLKTSMNHLSKEFYRILKSNRRYLDPESVSARSRNSSRNASKEDDDAEAMADLKMIADCMTSSGYGKECFTIYKKIRKSIIVEALEQLGFENLTLSQVQKLEWQSTEKKTRVWLRAVRKAVTTLFFGERILSDHVFSSSAAIRESSFAEITLQSALALFSFPGNVAKSRKTPEKIFLTLDVYQSIVELMPRIEEVFSYDSTSSVKSQIAGTLANLEEAVVSMIDEFESSISNESSKSVISNGGIHQLTRYVMNYIVFLADYSDTLANIIPETSSFASPEEDESTSSSSLSSPLAKRISWLILFLLCKIDAKSRLYSDVALSYLFLINNLHYVVVKVRTSNLKEVLSEGWLEKHEGKLKKHVAKFEEIVWGELMTSLATADEEEAEEFVRRFSDRFEEVYKRQTGWVVPDSKLRDEIKVSAAMTLIPAYTEFYKRYRVGLRKNVGVAPEDIGNYISDLYFGSGESGCVSSVHSSVSYV comes from the coding sequence atggtCCTCTTTGCtttaacttcatcttcttcttcttcaaagctGAAACAACATTCACACCGGAGCTTCTCTGAGTCTCTAATGGAAGATAGCATCGAAGACGCTGAAGCCATCATTCACCAATGGATTTCGCcagactcttcttcttcttcttcctcttctttctgCTGCACCTTCTCGCTTTTCTCCaacaaaaacagagaagaagctAAACAATTCATGGGAGCTGTCACGACCTTACACTCCGCAATGGTCAAGCTCATCTCCGCAAATCCAGCATCAACGAAGCTTATCAGAGCAGAGAGTCTACTAAAGACCTCCATGAACCATCTATCCAAAGAGTTCTACAGAATCCTAAAATCAAACCGACGCTACCTCGATCCAGAATCCGTCTCTGCTCGCTCTCGAAACTCTTCAAGAAACGCCtcaaaagaagatgatgatgcagAAGCCATGGCGGATTTGAAGATGATCGCCGACTGCATGACGTCATCAGGATACGGCAAAGAATGCTTCACGATATACAAAAAGATCCGTAAGTCGATCATCGTCGAAGCTTTGGAACAGCTCGGTTTCGAGAATCTAACTCTCTCGCAGGTTCAGAAACTCGAGTGGCAGAGTACGGAGAAGAAGACCAGAGTATGGTTACGAGCGGTGAGAAAAGCCGTTACGACTCTGTTTTTCGGCGAACGGATCCTCTCCGATCACGTCTTCTCTTCCTCAGCCGCGATTCGTGAATCGTCATTCGCTGAAATCACTCTGCAAAGTGCTTTAGCTCTGTTCTCTTTCCCGGGGAACGTGGCGAAATCTCGGAAAACGCCTGAGAAGATCTTCCTCACTCTCGACGTTTACCAGTCGATCGTCGAGCTTATGCCGAGAATCGAAGAAGTTTTCAGTTATGATTCGACGTCTTCCGTCAAATCGCAGATCGCCGGAACCCTAGCGAACCTCGAGGAAGCGGTGGTGTCGATGATCGACGAGTTCGAGTCGTCGATTTCCAACGAATCTTCGAAATCGGTTATCTCCAACGGCGGAATCCACCAGCTTACAAGATACGTAATGAACTACATCGTCTTCCTCGCCGATTACAGCGATACGCTCGCTAACATCATCCCCGAAACGTCGTCGTTCGCTTCACCAGAAGAAGATGAATccacgtcatcatcatcattatcatcccCGCTTGCGAAACGAATCTCGTGGCTGATTCTCTTCCTACTCTGCAAAATCGACGCGAAGTCTCGTCTCTACAGCGACGTGGCTCTCTCGTACCTCTTCTTAATCAACAATCTCCACTACGTCGTGGTTAAGGTCCGTACGTCGAATCTCAAGGAGGTTTTGAGCGAGGGTTGGCTGGAGAAGCACGAAGGGAAGTTGAAGAAACACGTCGCGAAATTCGAGGAGATCGTTTGGGGAGAGCTGATGACGTCACTTGCGACGGCGGACGAGGAAGAAGCGGAGGAGTTCGTTAGACGGTTTAGTGACCGGTTCGAGGAAGTGTATAAGAGGCAAACCGGTTGGGTTGTACCGGATTCGAAACTGAGAGATGAAATTAAAGTCTCGGCTGCTATGACGCTTATACCTGCTTACACGGAGTTTTACAAAAGGTATCGGGTCGGGTTGCGGAAGAATGTCGGGGTTGCCCCTGAAGATATTGGGAATTATATCTCGGATCTGTATTTTGGGTCGGGTGAATCAGGGTGCGTTTCTTCTGTTCATTCTTCGGTTTCGTATGTTTGA